One Anaerolineae bacterium DNA segment encodes these proteins:
- the fdhD gene encoding formate dehydrogenase accessory sulfurtransferase FdhD, with translation MADNTPGAFPYTYLTLSGDRLEAVPGGVVDELLLSIYVNAQELATLMCSPLDQEALALGFLFNEGVIRSLAEIRLIRPNASRTAVDIFLNRDRFDPPRRMILTSGCSGGVTFQDLQRTHPPLQTDRTTTPEVIFELMRAMKSAAHLYNRVRGVHTAILGDESGLLLVAEDVGRHNTIDKIAGKALQAGIETRDRILVTSGRISSEMLNKARMMGVPLVASHTSPTSMTVRLAQAWQICVIGYVRQNSMRIYTHPQRLALPPISEGNDLPPEAED, from the coding sequence CGGCTCGAAGCCGTCCCCGGCGGAGTCGTGGATGAACTGCTGCTGAGCATCTACGTGAATGCTCAGGAACTGGCGACCCTCATGTGCAGCCCGCTGGATCAGGAGGCACTGGCGCTCGGCTTTCTGTTCAATGAGGGTGTGATTCGCTCGCTGGCTGAGATTCGCCTGATCCGCCCCAACGCCAGCCGTACCGCGGTAGATATTTTCCTTAACCGTGACAGGTTCGATCCACCACGCCGCATGATCTTGACCTCTGGCTGTAGTGGCGGTGTGACCTTTCAGGACCTGCAGCGAACTCATCCGCCGTTGCAGACCGACCGGACTACCACGCCGGAAGTCATCTTCGAGCTGATGCGGGCGATGAAAAGCGCCGCGCACCTCTACAATCGGGTGCGCGGAGTCCATACTGCCATCCTGGGCGATGAAAGCGGGCTGCTGCTGGTTGCCGAGGACGTAGGCCGCCACAATACCATCGACAAGATCGCCGGCAAGGCGCTCCAGGCGGGCATTGAGACCCGCGATCGCATCCTGGTCACCAGTGGCCGTATAAGCTCGGAGATGCTCAACAAGGCGCGGATGATGGGCGTGCCGCTTGTTGCCAGCCACACCTCGCCCACCAGCATGACCGTCCGGCTGGCCCAGGCCTGGCAGATCTGCGTGATCGGCTACGTGCGGCAGAACAGTATGCGCATCTACACCCACCCGCAGCGCTTGGCCCTGCCGCCGATCAGCGAAGGAAATGACCTCCCGCCGGAGGCAGAAGACTGA
- a CDS encoding ATPase, translated as MDILHLVDRLEDLIDEGRHIPLSKYTMIDEERALEIIDQMRISIPEEIEKANRVLQQRDRLMAQANEEAARLVELARERGDSLISREAIAQAAQSRAANILEQARQEAEAIQADADKYVMDVLSELESQLIRTLTVVRNGINTVNQRQAASRQAPAEASPEAPVQPSVAVSAEQAAN; from the coding sequence ATGGATATTCTTCATCTGGTCGACCGCCTCGAAGACCTGATCGATGAGGGGCGGCACATCCCGCTCAGTAAGTACACGATGATTGACGAGGAACGCGCGCTGGAGATCATCGACCAGATGCGCATTTCGATCCCGGAAGAGATCGAAAAGGCGAATCGGGTGCTTCAGCAGCGCGATCGCCTGATGGCCCAGGCCAATGAAGAAGCGGCGCGTCTGGTGGAACTGGCCCGCGAGCGCGGCGATAGCCTGATCTCCCGCGAAGCGATCGCCCAGGCCGCCCAGAGCCGCGCCGCCAACATCTTGGAACAGGCCCGTCAGGAAGCCGAGGCGATCCAGGCTGATGCTGACAAGTATGTCATGGATGTGCTGAGTGAGCTGGAAAGCCAGCTCATCCGCACGTTGACGGTTGTCCGCAACGGCATCAACACGGTCAATCAGCGTCAGGCGGCTTCCCGCCAGGCGCCAGCCGAAGCCAGCCCGGAAGCGCCTGTACAGCCTTCAGTCGCCGTCAGCGCGGAACAGGCGGCCAACTAA